The proteins below come from a single Syntrophales bacterium genomic window:
- the pheS gene encoding phenylalanine--tRNA ligase subunit alpha, whose protein sequence is MREDLVGLQREAETQLNSVKSKEEILEIRTQYLGRNGYLTALLRKIGSVSPQQRPLLGKLANEIKEALSVKIENALEKISLQGKYEALLHEKIDITLPGRGVKYGRIHPITKVSDEICEIFFGLGFSVAKGPEVELDYYNFEALNIPQDHPARDMQDTFYVEDNIVLRTHTSPVQIRIMEKQRPPVRIVSPGKVYRHDSDISHTPMFHQIEGLCVDKGITFSDLKGVLTYFLQKIFGENTLLRFRPSFFPFTEPSAEVDIQCIICGGAGCRVCGQSGWLEILGAGMVDPEVFKAVDYDLEEITGFAFGLGVERIAMLKYSISDIRLFYENDQRFLEQF, encoded by the coding sequence ATGAGAGAAGATCTTGTGGGGCTTCAGAGGGAAGCAGAAACTCAACTCAATTCTGTAAAAAGCAAAGAAGAAATCCTTGAAATACGCACACAATACCTTGGGAGAAATGGTTATCTTACCGCACTTCTTCGTAAAATAGGGAGTGTCTCACCGCAACAAAGGCCGCTTCTGGGAAAACTCGCAAACGAGATAAAAGAAGCTCTTTCCGTAAAGATAGAAAATGCCCTGGAAAAAATTTCCTTACAGGGAAAATACGAAGCACTTCTGCATGAGAAGATCGATATAACTCTTCCAGGCAGAGGAGTGAAATATGGAAGAATCCATCCTATAACTAAGGTATCTGACGAAATATGTGAAATTTTTTTTGGGCTCGGTTTTTCTGTGGCAAAAGGTCCGGAGGTCGAGCTGGACTACTATAATTTTGAAGCCCTTAACATTCCCCAAGATCATCCCGCCAGAGACATGCAGGACACATTTTATGTAGAGGACAATATCGTTCTTCGTACACATACATCTCCCGTTCAAATCAGGATTATGGAAAAGCAACGGCCACCTGTCAGGATTGTGTCGCCAGGTAAGGTTTACCGGCACGATTCAGACATATCTCATACCCCGATGTTTCACCAGATTGAGGGTCTTTGTGTTGATAAAGGTATTACTTTTAGTGATCTTAAAGGTGTTCTGACGTACTTTCTCCAGAAAATCTTTGGTGAAAATACTCTCCTTAGATTTCGTCCCAGTTTCTTCCCATTCACGGAACCGAGTGCAGAGGTTGATATTCAATGTATAATTTGCGGCGGTGCTGGATGCCGTGTATGTGGTCAGAGCGGATGGCTTGAGATCCTTGGGGCGGGCATGGTTGATCCGGAAGTTTTCAAGGCAGTTGACTATGATCTGGAAGAAATAACAGGATTTGCCTTTGGTCTCGGTGTCGAGAGGATTGCCATGCTCAAATACAGCATATCGGATATCAGATTATTTTATGAAAATGACCAGAGATTTTTGGAACAGTTTTAG
- the rplT gene encoding 50S ribosomal protein L20: MPRVKKSVSSRKRRKKIIKQAKGYFGARSRLFKTATEAVDRAMRYAYRDRKARKRDFRKLWIVRINAAARMNNVSYSRLIDGMNKVGVEIDRKILADLAVHDPMGFSEIVSIATGERVT, from the coding sequence ATGCCGAGAGTGAAAAAAAGTGTGAGTAGCAGGAAGAGAAGAAAAAAGATCATTAAACAGGCAAAAGGATATTTTGGTGCGAGGAGCAGATTATTCAAGACTGCTACGGAAGCTGTTGATCGGGCTATGAGGTATGCCTATAGGGATAGAAAGGCGAGGAAAAGAGACTTTAGGAAACTATGGATAGTCAGGATAAACGCAGCCGCCCGTATGAACAATGTTTCATACAGCAGATTGATTGATGGCATGAACAAGGTCGGAGTGGAGATAGACAGAAAAATTCTTGCAGACCTTGCTGTTCACGATCCCATGGGATTTTCAGAAATTGTCAGCATTGCAACGGGTGAACGGGTGACATGA
- the rpmI gene encoding 50S ribosomal protein L35 encodes MPKIKTHRGAAKRFSLTGTGKIKRKKAFASHILTKKTSKKKRGLRKSAIMDKTNVKNIKKLIPYA; translated from the coding sequence ATGCCAAAGATTAAGACACACAGAGGAGCGGCCAAGAGATTTAGCCTGACTGGAACAGGAAAGATAAAGAGAAAAAAGGCTTTTGCCAGCCATATCCTTACTAAGAAAACGTCTAAAAAGAAAAGGGGCTTGAGAAAGTCTGCCATTATGGATAAGACAAATGTGAAGAATATTAAGAAGTTGATTCCTTATGCGTGA
- the infC gene encoding translation initiation factor IF-3 — MDKNLRINRGIKADSVRVIDSEGKQLGILPLVDALVEADKAGLDLVEVAPNSSPPVCRIMDYGKFRYQQSKKFQVAKKGAATIQIKEVRVRPKIEDHDLQFKLRHIRKFLDQNNKVKITMMFRGREIVYADLGKKIMEEIKNELEDTCVIDKHPKLEGRNMVMIISPKK; from the coding sequence ATAGATAAGAATTTAAGAATAAATCGTGGGATCAAGGCTGACAGTGTTAGAGTTATTGATTCTGAAGGGAAACAGTTGGGAATATTACCTTTGGTGGATGCCTTGGTAGAGGCTGATAAGGCGGGTCTGGATCTGGTGGAAGTTGCCCCTAATTCTTCGCCACCTGTGTGCCGGATCATGGACTATGGAAAATTCAGGTATCAGCAGAGTAAAAAATTTCAGGTAGCTAAAAAAGGTGCGGCCACGATTCAGATAAAAGAGGTCAGGGTGAGACCAAAGATCGAGGATCATGATTTACAGTTTAAACTTCGTCATATAAGAAAATTTCTCGATCAAAACAACAAAGTAAAGATAACCATGATGTTCCGGGGAAGAGAGATAGTATATGCTGATCTGGGTAAGAAGATCATGGAGGAGATAAAGAATGAGCTGGAAGATACGTGCGTCATTGATAAGCATCCGAAGCTTGAGGGAAGAAACATGGTAATGATAATATCTCCTAAAAAATAA